From a region of the Kaistia sp. 32K genome:
- a CDS encoding DnaJ domain-containing protein, producing MADKRSLYSELAIEPGATPAEIDKAYRQRARAAHPDAGGSSEAFHKLSHAYAVLSDPERRKAYDETGYEGELAADDIVGRAMERIQALVVSVLESDLPFEAVDLIAPIRDTLTKQKGDIGAGIRKLEKQAKRAEAMAARFRRQTGDNVIRKALERRAADTREMAEKTRREEAVFAKAIELLADYTFDFEPPKPPEPPKAPETKPPEPPKPGAPKRTLNLVR from the coding sequence ATGGCCGACAAGCGCAGTCTCTACAGCGAGCTGGCCATCGAGCCCGGCGCGACGCCGGCCGAGATCGACAAGGCCTATCGGCAGCGGGCGCGCGCCGCGCATCCCGACGCGGGCGGTTCGTCCGAGGCGTTCCACAAGCTCAGCCATGCCTATGCCGTGCTGTCGGACCCGGAGCGCCGCAAGGCCTATGACGAGACCGGCTATGAGGGCGAACTCGCCGCCGACGACATCGTCGGCCGGGCGATGGAGCGCATCCAGGCGCTGGTCGTCTCGGTGCTGGAAAGCGACCTGCCGTTCGAGGCGGTCGACCTGATCGCGCCGATCCGCGACACGCTGACCAAGCAGAAGGGCGACATCGGCGCCGGCATCCGCAAGCTCGAGAAGCAGGCGAAGCGCGCCGAGGCGATGGCCGCCCGCTTCCGCCGCCAGACCGGCGACAACGTCATCCGCAAGGCGCTCGAGCGCCGCGCCGCCGACACGCGCGAGATGGCGGAGAAGACCCGCCGCGAGGAGGCCGTGTTCGCCAAGGCGATCGAGCTGCTCGCCGACTACACCTTCGATTTCGAGCCGCCCAAGCCGCCGGAGCCGCCGAAGGCGCCGGAGACAAAGCCCCCCGAGCCGCCGAAGCCCGGTGCGCCAAAGCGCACGCTCAATCTGGTGCGGTGA
- a CDS encoding glycosyltransferase family 39 protein gives MSAATDIGTARLPVFHPGRATPDSLRRMAILLIALILVGRLVLAAMVPLVPDEAYYALWGANLSAGYLDHPPMIAVFIRLGTMLVGPGEFGVRLVCVLATVPASVFIWRAADLLITDRRAAPLAAILFNVTLIGFLGMTLATPDAPLVLFAAAMTYFAARLTVDDRPRWWIAMGVATGLAMEAKYSGALFAAGFAAAVLAVPVLRRQLLRPWPWLALLIAILVFAPNLIWNLEHGWATFTKQGGRVTSNWSFAPHYLAELVAAQFGLATPLVFGFGLWGLTRAARSVYRPGGGRAVLLWMLLAPCAYFAFHALRSRVEGNWPAFLFPAFSIAAAAGMIAAMASSRPAIRRLTGFAIPVALVLIALVGIHAALVPVRTLGPRDPIIRMTRGWPDFARDADALRQSIGANYILTDNYQLNAKLARELPAVPVAQFNERQRYVSFAVPSEASLAGVGLVLSVNPDPAAVREHFGTAEPLGEVTRRFDGIDIVPAYAFRIEAPAGAENPSPLTSP, from the coding sequence GTGAGCGCCGCCACCGACATCGGGACGGCGCGCCTGCCCGTCTTCCATCCCGGGCGCGCGACGCCCGACAGCCTTCGCCGGATGGCGATCCTGCTCATCGCCCTGATCCTGGTCGGGAGACTGGTCCTCGCCGCCATGGTTCCGCTCGTCCCCGACGAGGCCTATTACGCGCTCTGGGGCGCCAACCTCTCCGCCGGCTATCTCGATCATCCGCCGATGATCGCGGTCTTCATTCGGCTCGGCACCATGCTGGTCGGGCCGGGCGAATTCGGCGTGCGGCTCGTCTGCGTGCTGGCGACGGTTCCCGCGAGCGTCTTCATCTGGCGGGCGGCCGACCTGCTGATCACCGACCGGCGCGCCGCCCCGCTCGCCGCCATCCTGTTCAACGTCACGCTGATCGGCTTCCTCGGCATGACGCTGGCGACGCCGGATGCGCCGCTGGTCCTGTTCGCCGCCGCGATGACCTATTTCGCCGCGCGCCTCACCGTCGACGACCGCCCGCGCTGGTGGATCGCGATGGGCGTCGCGACCGGGCTGGCGATGGAAGCGAAATATTCCGGCGCGCTGTTCGCGGCCGGCTTCGCCGCCGCGGTTCTCGCCGTTCCCGTGCTCCGACGCCAGCTGCTGCGGCCCTGGCCGTGGCTGGCGCTTTTGATCGCCATCCTGGTCTTTGCTCCCAATCTGATCTGGAACCTGGAGCATGGCTGGGCGACCTTCACCAAGCAGGGCGGCCGCGTCACGTCGAACTGGAGTTTCGCGCCGCACTACCTGGCGGAGCTGGTCGCGGCGCAGTTCGGGCTGGCGACGCCGCTCGTCTTCGGCTTCGGCCTCTGGGGGCTCACCAGAGCGGCGCGGTCGGTCTACCGGCCGGGCGGCGGCAGGGCGGTGCTCCTCTGGATGCTGCTCGCGCCCTGCGCCTATTTCGCGTTTCACGCACTGCGCAGCCGCGTCGAGGGCAATTGGCCGGCGTTCCTCTTCCCGGCCTTCTCGATCGCGGCCGCGGCCGGAATGATCGCCGCCATGGCCTCGTCACGGCCCGCCATCCGGCGGCTGACGGGCTTCGCCATCCCGGTCGCGCTGGTCCTCATCGCGCTGGTCGGAATCCACGCGGCGCTCGTGCCGGTCCGCACCCTCGGCCCCCGGGATCCGATCATCCGGATGACCCGCGGCTGGCCGGATTTCGCCCGGGATGCCGACGCCTTGCGGCAGTCGATCGGTGCCAACTACATCCTGACCGACAATTACCAGCTGAACGCCAAGCTGGCGCGCGAACTGCCCGCCGTCCCGGTCGCGCAGTTCAACGAGCGGCAGCGCTATGTTTCGTTCGCCGTCCCGTCCGAGGCCAGCCTCGCAGGCGTCGGCCTGGTCCTGTCGGTGAACCCGGATCCGGCCGCCGTCCGCGAGCATTTCGGGACCGCCGAGCCGCTCGGCGAGGTCACGCGCCGCTTCGACGGCATCGACATCGTCCCCGCCTACGCGTTCCGGATCGAGGCGCCGGCAGGTGCCGAGAACCCGTCGCCCCTCACCTCTCCCTGA
- a CDS encoding M48 family metallopeptidase, which translates to MGFLSRLTPSPKRAALAKPDHCHVEIDGEPVRVTLVWNDRARRYTLRLRGSVREPVVTIPARGKLAEAQDFIERHSGWLRSRLAALPDAKPIEDGGVIPLRGVPVRIVHREGRGLVRLEPADGETLLVVTGGAEHIARRVTDFLKREARRDLEEATARHAASLGVKVKAIRLGDPTSRWGSCSSSGTIAYSWRMIMAPPAILDYLAAHEVAHLREMNHSDRFWRHVATICPHMEQAKSWLNRHGASLHAVGAEG; encoded by the coding sequence ATGGGTTTCCTCTCCCGCCTCACGCCAAGCCCGAAGCGCGCCGCGCTGGCGAAGCCCGATCATTGCCATGTCGAGATCGACGGCGAGCCGGTCCGGGTGACGCTCGTCTGGAACGATCGCGCGCGCCGCTACACGCTGCGCCTGCGCGGCTCGGTGCGCGAGCCGGTCGTCACGATTCCGGCGCGCGGCAAGCTCGCCGAGGCGCAGGATTTCATCGAGCGCCACAGCGGCTGGCTGCGATCCCGCCTCGCGGCGCTGCCCGATGCGAAGCCGATCGAGGATGGCGGCGTGATCCCGCTGCGCGGCGTACCGGTCCGCATCGTCCACCGCGAGGGCCGCGGCCTCGTGCGGCTGGAGCCGGCCGACGGCGAGACGCTGCTGGTCGTCACCGGCGGCGCCGAACACATCGCCCGCCGCGTGACCGACTTCCTGAAGCGCGAGGCGCGGCGCGACCTCGAGGAGGCGACCGCGCGGCATGCGGCGTCGCTCGGCGTCAAGGTCAAGGCGATCCGCCTCGGCGACCCGACCAGCCGCTGGGGCTCGTGCTCGTCCAGCGGCACCATCGCCTATTCCTGGCGGATGATCATGGCGCCGCCGGCCATCCTCGATTATCTCGCCGCGCATGAAGTGGCGCATCTGCGCGAAATGAACCATTCGGACCGGTTCTGGCGTCATGTCGCCACGATCTGCCCGCATATGGAGCAAGCCAAGTCCTGGCTCAACCGGCACGGAGCCTCGCTCCACGCCGTCGGAGCCGAGGGATAG
- a CDS encoding glycosyltransferase family 2 protein, translating to MNFPVVAAVSDVAPQLTVVIPTFNEVDNIDPLLARLRETLGALRWEAIFVDDNSPDGTARALRDRGRLDPRIRCIRRVGRRGLAGACIEGMLAAQGPIVAVMDADLQHDDSLLPRMYDAMTEGADVVVATRYAEGGAAASFTATRSMLSRTATVATQKLLGVTSSDPMSGFFMLRRELIDDLSPRLSSQGFKILLDILATAPAGLKIVEIPYAFASRQNGESKLDNRVLLDFLGLLVAKVTRDVVPIRFVSFAAVGTLGLALHLAVLRTILVNGAHFATAQSVATFAAMTSNFLINNVLTYRDRRLRGWRLLPGLAKFYAICGLGAAANIGVGSWVFWETSRWWVAGIAGSLIGVVWNYAVSTALVWRDKP from the coding sequence ATGAACTTCCCGGTTGTCGCTGCAGTCAGCGACGTCGCTCCGCAACTGACCGTGGTCATCCCCACGTTCAACGAAGTGGACAATATCGATCCCCTGCTCGCGCGGCTGCGCGAGACGCTGGGCGCCCTGCGCTGGGAGGCGATCTTCGTCGACGACAACTCGCCGGACGGCACGGCGCGGGCGCTGCGCGATCGCGGCCGGCTGGATCCGCGCATCCGCTGCATCCGCCGCGTCGGCCGACGCGGCCTCGCGGGCGCCTGCATCGAGGGCATGCTCGCCGCGCAGGGCCCGATCGTGGCCGTCATGGACGCCGACCTGCAGCACGACGATAGCCTGCTCCCGCGCATGTACGATGCGATGACCGAGGGCGCCGACGTCGTGGTGGCGACGCGCTACGCGGAAGGCGGCGCCGCCGCGAGCTTCACCGCGACGCGCAGTATGCTCAGCCGCACCGCCACGGTCGCCACGCAAAAGCTGCTCGGCGTCACGTCGAGCGATCCGATGAGCGGCTTCTTCATGCTCCGGCGCGAGCTGATCGACGACCTCTCGCCGCGCCTGTCGAGCCAGGGCTTCAAGATCCTGCTCGACATTCTCGCCACGGCGCCGGCTGGCCTCAAGATCGTCGAGATCCCCTATGCGTTCGCCTCCCGGCAGAATGGCGAGAGCAAGCTCGACAACCGGGTCCTGCTCGATTTCCTCGGCCTGCTGGTCGCGAAGGTCACCCGCGACGTCGTGCCGATCCGCTTCGTCTCGTTCGCGGCGGTGGGAACGCTCGGCCTCGCCCTGCATCTCGCGGTGCTCCGCACCATACTGGTCAACGGAGCGCACTTCGCCACGGCCCAGTCGGTCGCGACCTTTGCCGCCATGACCTCGAACTTCCTGATCAACAACGTCCTGACCTATCGCGACCGCCGGCTGCGCGGCTGGCGACTGCTGCCGGGACTCGCCAAGTTCTATGCCATCTGCGGCCTCGGCGCCGCGGCCAATATCGGCGTGGGCAGCTGGGTGTTCTGGGAGACGTCGCGATGGTGGGTCGCCGGCATCGCCGGCTCGCTGATCGGCGTGGTCTGGAACTATGCCGTCAGCACGGCGCTGGTCTGGAGGGACAAACCGTGA
- the phaZ gene encoding polyhydroxyalkanoate depolymerase, whose amino-acid sequence MGPLSYYELYELNHAALSPMRAAADMFSLLLKSPLNPISQTPLGRNWQAGLELFERTTRRYAKPGFGLGTTLVGGTRVAVTEETVWQRPFCNLLHFQRALETPRRDPKLLIVAPMSGHYATLLRGTVEAMLPRHEVYITDWIDARMVPLSDGSFDLDDYIDYLVEMLHFLGEDVHVIGVCQPAVPVIAAAALMEAAGDRFAPRSMTLMGGPIDTRINPTAVNELATGKSLDWFRDNVVMKVPFPHPGVMRDVYPGFLQLSGFMSMNLDRHVTAHQDLFKHLVAGDGDSADKHRDFYDEYLAVMDLTAEFYLQTVDTVFIQQALPKGQMTHRGVPVDLTAIRNIALFTVEGENDDISGVGQTEAAQHLCTNIPADMRAHYVQPKVGHYGVFNGSRFRAEIAPRISDFVLTHQQTKRAAAPAAATPVETAPPAAPPVAPKAKPVARAKPAPAKATPANAKPAATKPAATPAKPAPAPAELPADDLKRIAGIGPKLEASLNAAGIFRLAQIAKLTAKQATALDVRLALKGRIGRDDWIGQAKRLLSPQEAATEA is encoded by the coding sequence ATGGGTCCGTTGTCTTATTATGAACTTTACGAACTGAACCACGCTGCCTTGTCGCCGATGCGGGCGGCGGCGGACATGTTCAGTTTGCTCCTGAAGAGCCCGCTCAATCCGATCAGCCAGACGCCGCTCGGGCGCAACTGGCAGGCCGGGCTGGAGCTGTTCGAGCGCACGACGCGCCGCTATGCCAAGCCGGGCTTCGGCCTCGGGACGACGCTGGTCGGCGGCACGCGCGTGGCGGTCACCGAGGAGACCGTCTGGCAGCGCCCGTTCTGCAACCTGCTGCATTTCCAGCGCGCGCTCGAGACGCCGCGCCGCGATCCGAAGCTCCTGATCGTCGCGCCGATGTCCGGCCACTATGCGACGCTGCTGCGCGGCACGGTCGAGGCGATGCTGCCCCGGCACGAGGTCTACATCACCGACTGGATCGACGCCCGCATGGTGCCGCTCTCGGACGGCTCCTTCGATCTCGACGACTACATCGACTATCTGGTCGAGATGCTGCATTTCCTCGGCGAGGACGTGCATGTGATCGGCGTCTGCCAGCCGGCCGTGCCGGTGATCGCCGCCGCGGCGCTGATGGAGGCGGCGGGCGACCGCTTCGCGCCGCGCTCGATGACGCTGATGGGCGGGCCGATCGACACCCGCATCAACCCGACCGCCGTCAACGAGCTCGCCACCGGCAAGAGCCTCGACTGGTTCCGCGACAATGTCGTGATGAAGGTGCCCTTCCCGCATCCCGGCGTCATGCGCGACGTCTATCCGGGCTTCCTGCAGCTGTCGGGCTTCATGAGCATGAACCTCGACCGCCACGTCACCGCGCACCAGGACCTGTTCAAGCACCTGGTCGCCGGCGACGGCGACTCGGCCGACAAGCACCGCGACTTCTACGACGAATATCTCGCCGTCATGGACCTGACGGCCGAGTTCTACCTGCAGACGGTCGATACCGTGTTCATCCAGCAGGCGCTGCCGAAGGGCCAGATGACCCATCGCGGCGTGCCGGTCGACCTGACGGCGATCCGCAACATCGCCCTCTTCACCGTCGAGGGCGAGAACGACGACATCTCCGGCGTCGGCCAGACGGAAGCCGCGCAGCATCTGTGCACCAACATCCCGGCCGACATGCGGGCGCATTACGTGCAGCCGAAGGTCGGCCATTACGGCGTCTTCAACGGCTCGCGCTTCCGCGCCGAGATCGCGCCCAGGATCAGCGATTTCGTGCTGACCCACCAGCAGACGAAACGCGCCGCCGCGCCGGCCGCCGCCACCCCGGTGGAAACCGCGCCACCGGCAGCGCCGCCGGTAGCGCCGAAGGCGAAGCCCGTCGCCAGGGCCAAGCCCGCGCCCGCCAAGGCGACGCCTGCCAACGCCAAGCCTGCCGCGACCAAGCCTGCCGCCACCCCGGCCAAGCCGGCGCCGGCCCCGGCTGAGCTGCCGGCCGACGACCTCAAGCGGATCGCCGGCATCGGCCCGAAACTGGAGGCGAGCCTGAACGCCGCCGGCATTTTCCGCCTCGCCCAGATCGCGAAACTGACGGCGAAGCAGGCGACGGCGCTCGACGTCCGCCTCGCCCTCAAGGGCCGCATCGGCCGCGACGACTGGATCGGCCAGGCGAAGCGTCTGCTGAGCCCCCAGGAAGCCGCGACGGAAGCCTAA
- a CDS encoding DUF2852 domain-containing protein encodes MSHTQALRPGWTPLTIALMVLGFFVFWPLGLAMLAYIIWGDRLPEFRRNAEGVRDDFKRSFSGCGWQSRREQRWGAYQGHSGNSAFDDYRAAELKRLDEERRKLDEERAEFETFVRNLRRARDQEEFDRFKSDRDAARRNNNNTPDTRDNGPVIDL; translated from the coding sequence ATGTCCCATACTCAGGCCTTGCGTCCGGGCTGGACGCCGCTCACCATCGCGCTGATGGTCCTCGGCTTCTTCGTGTTCTGGCCGCTCGGCCTCGCCATGCTCGCCTACATCATCTGGGGTGACCGGCTTCCCGAGTTCCGCCGCAACGCGGAAGGCGTGCGCGATGATTTCAAGCGCTCCTTCTCGGGCTGCGGCTGGCAGAGCCGGCGCGAGCAGCGCTGGGGCGCCTATCAGGGCCACAGCGGCAATTCCGCCTTCGACGACTACCGCGCCGCCGAACTGAAGCGGCTCGACGAGGAACGGCGCAAGCTCGACGAAGAGCGCGCCGAATTCGAAACCTTCGTCCGCAACCTGCGTCGCGCCCGCGACCAGGAGGAGTTCGATCGCTTCAAATCCGATCGCGACGCGGCGCGCCGCAACAACAACAACACGCCCGATACACGCGACAATGGTCCGGTGATCGACCTCTGA
- a CDS encoding sugar phosphate isomerase/epimerase — translation MTSVRPNPAKSPPLAVSSWSLHRALGLTYPNRPDHDVEAVAEATYGPGRLSLLDMPRAVAALGIDRIEVCSFHVPRRDAEYATEFRAALAEAGVTLQTLLIEYGDITNPETRERDLAWIESWIDTAAALGAEQARVIAGRAEPTRAALDSSVDGLIRLGRHGEARRVRVVTENWFELLPGPREVRYLFDRLDETVGLNGDFGNWSGEGKYADLQAIFDLAICCHAKADFSDGVLNAEDYRRCLDASIAAGFRGPFTLIYDGPHPDEFAHLLIERDFIRHHFATTRANGG, via the coding sequence ATGACATCCGTCCGCCCGAACCCGGCGAAGTCGCCGCCGCTCGCCGTCTCGAGCTGGAGCCTGCATCGCGCGCTCGGCCTCACCTACCCGAACCGGCCCGATCATGACGTCGAGGCCGTCGCCGAGGCGACCTACGGTCCCGGCCGGCTGTCGCTGCTCGACATGCCGCGCGCCGTCGCAGCCCTTGGCATCGACCGCATCGAGGTCTGCTCCTTCCACGTCCCCCGCCGCGACGCCGAATACGCGACCGAATTCCGCGCCGCGCTGGCGGAGGCGGGCGTCACGCTGCAGACGCTGCTGATCGAGTATGGCGACATCACCAATCCCGAGACGCGCGAGCGCGACCTCGCCTGGATCGAGAGCTGGATCGACACCGCCGCGGCCCTCGGCGCCGAGCAGGCCCGCGTCATCGCCGGCCGCGCCGAACCGACCCGCGCGGCGCTCGATTCGAGCGTCGACGGCCTGATCCGCCTCGGCCGGCATGGCGAGGCGCGCCGCGTCCGCGTCGTCACGGAGAACTGGTTCGAGCTGCTGCCCGGCCCGCGCGAGGTGCGCTACCTGTTCGATCGCCTCGACGAGACGGTCGGCCTCAACGGCGATTTCGGCAACTGGTCGGGCGAGGGCAAATATGCCGATCTGCAGGCGATCTTCGATCTCGCCATCTGCTGCCACGCCAAGGCCGATTTCAGCGACGGCGTGCTCAACGCCGAGGATTACCGCCGCTGCCTCGACGCCTCCATCGCCGCCGGCTTCCGCGGGCCGTTCACGCTGATCTATGATGGCCCGCATCCGGACGAATTCGCCCATCTCCTGATCGAGCGCGACTTCATCCGCCACCACTTCGCCACGACGCGGGCGAACGGGGGGTAG
- a CDS encoding transglycosylase domain-containing protein, whose protein sequence is MGAGERRKRGVEPETFDADIEDAEFIDLDEDDPMADSRRSKSSRRAPSRKKGRARGRKRSGGGSGLGRFIRGSIKWALILMFWGTVALGGTIAYFATQLPSTANWAVPKRPPNIKILANDGTLIANRGDTGGESVRIDELPPYLSQAVIAIEDRRFYSHFGVDPFGLLRAAYVNFRSGDVVQGGSTVTQQLAKNLFLKPERTMDRKIQEAIMALWLESKYSKAQIMESYLNRVYLGAGAYGVDAASRRYFGKSARDISLKEAAILAGLLKAPSRFAPSSDPDAANARANVVLGAMRESGFITAAQQKEAASITVKAQSEGEGGAGRYVADWVADQVPDVVGALEQDVIVETTIDPHLEATAGKALSEALDKSGKSFGVSQGALVAIDGTGAVRALVGGRDYQASQFNRAISAKRQPGSAFKPFVYLTALEYGLVPETIRNDEPTRIGNWEPKNYEKMYKGPVTLQTALALSLNTIAVQLANEVGPDRVIKTAERLGITSTLQPNPSLALGTSEVSLLELTDAYVPFANGGFAAKPHVIARVKDLSGKTLYERPGAAASQVIDPLYVGMMNSMMTDTLQRGTGRKAAIAGWQAAGKTGTTNDSKDAWFVGYTANLTTGVWLGNDDSKPTKRMTGGSLPAQIWQRFMTEAHKGVTVAALPGNYSYRDPASFQEPPTEFDGQSEMQGGLVDENGQVVGGGGQPHYAPSGQPPYQQQPDGRVQGRDPQYQQPPAGRADNGGQYGGYADDPESPDDWRGSDYQAPPPGARIYREGDPSYGVERGAPVPPASVGQGGQASQDGVYQARPHRRNFIDRLFGG, encoded by the coding sequence CTGGGCGCCGGCGAACGGCGCAAACGCGGGGTCGAGCCGGAAACCTTCGACGCCGACATTGAGGATGCGGAATTCATCGATCTCGATGAAGATGACCCCATGGCCGATTCCCGTCGCTCGAAATCCAGCCGCCGTGCCCCGTCCCGCAAGAAGGGGCGCGCGCGCGGCCGCAAGCGTTCCGGCGGCGGCTCCGGCCTCGGCCGCTTCATTCGCGGCAGCATCAAATGGGCGCTGATCCTGATGTTCTGGGGCACGGTGGCGCTCGGCGGCACCATCGCCTATTTCGCCACGCAGCTGCCCTCGACGGCCAATTGGGCCGTGCCGAAGCGGCCGCCCAACATCAAGATCCTCGCCAATGACGGCACTCTGATCGCCAATCGCGGCGACACCGGCGGCGAATCCGTCCGCATCGACGAGCTGCCGCCCTATCTGAGCCAGGCGGTCATCGCCATCGAGGACCGGCGCTTCTACAGCCATTTCGGCGTCGATCCGTTCGGCCTGCTGCGCGCGGCCTACGTCAATTTCCGCTCCGGCGATGTCGTCCAGGGCGGCTCGACGGTGACGCAGCAGCTGGCCAAGAACCTGTTCCTGAAGCCGGAACGCACCATGGACCGCAAGATCCAGGAAGCGATCATGGCGCTGTGGCTGGAGAGCAAATACTCCAAGGCGCAGATCATGGAGTCCTATCTGAACCGCGTCTATCTCGGCGCCGGCGCCTATGGCGTCGATGCGGCGTCGCGGCGCTATTTCGGCAAGTCGGCCCGCGACATCTCGCTGAAGGAGGCGGCGATCCTCGCCGGCCTGCTCAAGGCGCCGTCGCGTTTCGCTCCGAGCAGCGATCCCGACGCCGCCAATGCGCGCGCCAATGTCGTGCTCGGCGCCATGCGCGAGTCCGGCTTCATCACGGCCGCGCAGCAGAAGGAAGCCGCTTCGATCACCGTCAAGGCGCAGTCCGAGGGCGAGGGTGGCGCTGGTCGCTACGTCGCCGACTGGGTCGCCGACCAGGTGCCGGATGTCGTCGGCGCGCTCGAGCAGGACGTCATCGTCGAGACGACGATCGATCCGCATCTGGAGGCGACGGCCGGCAAGGCGCTCAGCGAGGCGCTCGACAAGAGCGGCAAGTCGTTCGGCGTGTCGCAGGGCGCGCTGGTGGCGATCGACGGCACCGGCGCGGTGCGCGCGCTCGTCGGCGGGCGCGACTACCAGGCGAGCCAGTTCAACCGCGCCATCTCGGCGAAGCGCCAGCCCGGCTCGGCGTTCAAGCCCTTCGTCTACCTGACGGCGCTGGAATACGGCCTGGTGCCCGAGACGATCCGCAATGACGAACCGACGCGGATCGGCAACTGGGAGCCGAAGAACTACGAGAAGATGTACAAGGGCCCGGTGACGCTGCAGACGGCGCTGGCGCTCTCGCTCAACACGATCGCCGTGCAGCTCGCCAACGAAGTCGGCCCCGACCGCGTCATCAAGACGGCCGAGCGGCTCGGCATCACCTCGACCCTGCAGCCCAACCCGTCGCTGGCGCTCGGCACCTCCGAGGTCAGCCTGCTGGAGCTGACCGACGCCTATGTGCCCTTCGCCAATGGCGGCTTCGCCGCCAAGCCGCATGTGATCGCGCGGGTGAAGGACCTCTCCGGCAAGACGCTCTACGAGCGGCCGGGCGCGGCGGCGAGCCAGGTCATCGATCCGCTCTATGTCGGCATGATGAACAGCATGATGACCGACACGCTGCAACGCGGCACCGGCCGCAAGGCGGCGATCGCCGGCTGGCAGGCCGCCGGCAAGACGGGCACCACCAACGATTCCAAGGACGCCTGGTTCGTCGGCTACACCGCCAATTTGACCACCGGCGTCTGGCTCGGCAACGACGATTCCAAGCCGACCAAGCGGATGACCGGCGGCAGCCTGCCGGCGCAGATCTGGCAGCGCTTCATGACCGAGGCGCACAAGGGCGTCACGGTCGCGGCCCTGCCGGGCAACTACAGCTATCGCGATCCCGCCAGCTTCCAGGAGCCGCCGACCGAATTCGACGGCCAGTCGGAGATGCAGGGCGGGCTGGTCGACGAAAATGGCCAGGTCGTCGGCGGCGGCGGCCAGCCGCACTATGCGCCGTCGGGCCAGCCGCCCTACCAGCAGCAGCCGGATGGCCGCGTCCAGGGCCGGGATCCGCAGTACCAGCAGCCGCCTGCCGGCCGGGCCGACAATGGCGGCCAATATGGCGGCTATGCCGATGATCCCGAGAGCCCGGACGACTGGCGCGGCAGCGATTATCAGGCGCCGCCGCCCGGTGCCCGCATCTATCGCGAGGGCGACCCGTCCTACGGCGTCGAGCGCGGCGCGCCTGTCCCGCCGGCGAGCGTCGGCCAGGGCGGCCAGGCGAGCCAGGACGGCGTCTACCAGGCGCGGCCGCACCGCCGGAACTTCATCGACCGGCTGTTCGGGGGCTAG